The nucleotide window CTACGAGTATGGTCGTAATCCAATAGGCAATGGCTTTTGTTTGCATGGTTAGTTGGCCTCCGCAACGACATGCTCAAGGCTGGCGATGAACCGTTGCCATCCGTAAGTCGCTCCCTTGTAGCTGGCATCTTTTTCTGAACGGAAACCGGATTGTTCCATGCGGAGATGCGTGCCGTTCTTGGATGGAGTCAACGTCCAGGTGACTACGGTCTCCAAACCGAAAGAACCCCAGCTATAAGAGAGACGTGAATTCGGTTCGACGACCAGAACTTTGCAGTCTATGACTCCGTTCCA belongs to Acidicapsa ligni and includes:
- a CDS encoding SRPBCC family protein; the encoded protein is MTDQMTDPTTQTLVIEREMPHSPEKIWRALTQSSLIEQWLMKNDFQPEVGHEFSFRATPVPNWNGVIDCKVLVVEPNSRLSYSWGSFGLETVVTWTLTPSKNGTHLRMEQSGFRSEKDASYKGATYGWQRFIASLEHVVAEAN